The genomic interval ATGCCGAGGATGAGAAAGAGGGGGAAGTAGTCCGCCGGCAATGAGATATATTTCAGCTGCGGTATGAATACCCTCCTGAGGAAGAGATAGGTTACCGCCGCTATGATGACCCCATCCGATATGAAGAAGAGGGGGACTCCTATCTGCATGAAACTGTCGAGGCCTTCTATCCCCTGAACAGCGGCGGGGACTTTCTCCATGAAGAATCTCAGGTGCCTCACGACGATGATGAGAAAAGACCAGTGGAAGGCAAGTCCGGCCAGCCAGAGCCATTTCGCCTCGCCGTAAGCGAGCTTTGACCCTTCGTGAAGCTGCGTCTTCAGGTTCCTGAAAAGGGAGCGGAAGAGAAGGACTTCAAGCGCCATTCTTCCGATAACGCCGAGGGTTCCGGAGGGGTTTTCGAGTCTGTTCTGCTTGATCCATGGCAAGGACTTCTGCTGGCCGCAGGTGCTCGGTATGCAGAACGGAACCGGTGCACTTCCCCATCGCAAAACTTTCAGAACGAACCCGCCGATGAACGTGATGACGGCCGCGTAGGGAATGATAACCCCGAACAGGACGTACAGGTTTACCGCCTTTACCCCCACGAATGCTATCAGTACAAGGGTTACGACTGCAGAGAAAGCAAATATCGATCCCATGGTATTACCTCGTTTTGTTCTGACGTTAACACAACGGCCTTTGCCGGACCCCTCTATTGCTCATTGACCTCACGCACCAGCTTTGCCCTCTGCAAGAGCCGGTACGTCATATTTCGCGCCTCGTTTGCCTTCAGCTCATAAATCTTCTCGCGGCACGTCACGTAGATATCAAAGGCGATAAGGGTGAGGAGATCTATTCTCGATTCGAGGGTCAGCAGTTCTTCGGATACCCCGAGCCTCTCCTCTTCAGCTATTTCTCTGATTACTTTCTTCAGGTCCAGCATGAAGGCGAGGGCCTTCGAAGGGGCGAGGTCCTGGACCGCCCTGATTCTGATAATGCCGTCGAGGAGGGGAGAGAATTGGTCTT from Thermodesulfovibrionales bacterium carries:
- a CDS encoding RsbRD N-terminal domain-containing protein, translated to MDLKDLLLKRREEILERWFEIALGSYASEVTSFLKDTKKQFTNPVGHTISQGLAGILDGLLRELPEDQFSPLLDGIIRIRAVQDLAPSKALAFMLDLKKVIREIAEEERLGVSEELLTLESRIDLLTLIAFDIYVTCREKIYELKANEARNMTYRLLQRAKLVREVNEQ
- the dsrM gene encoding sulfate reduction electron transfer complex DsrMKJOP subunit DsrM — encoded protein: MGSIFAFSAVVTLVLIAFVGVKAVNLYVLFGVIIPYAAVITFIGGFVLKVLRWGSAPVPFCIPSTCGQQKSLPWIKQNRLENPSGTLGVIGRMALEVLLFRSLFRNLKTQLHEGSKLAYGEAKWLWLAGLAFHWSFLIIVVRHLRFFMEKVPAAVQGIEGLDSFMQIGVPLFFISDGVIIAAVTYLFLRRVFIPQLKYISLPADYFPLFLILGIAVSGVLMRYFFKVNIEGVKELTMGLVSFHPIDLKKMEEIGGIFYVHLFLISILFAYFPFSKLMHMGGVFLSPTRNMPNNSRMVRHVNPWNYPVKVHTYEEYEDDFRAKMKEAGIPVEKE